In the genome of Toxoplasma gondii ME49 chromosome Ia, whole genome shotgun sequence, the window TTCCgtccttgttctcttcccgttctctgcttcttttcctctcctgccttctttgtcgtctttcctcgaAGTATCCTCTCTTGCCTTTTCTTGCTttgtcgtctgtttctccgttcCCCGTTCTCGACGAGCGCCTCTGGTgttgttctctgtttcccgcGCTCTCGTCGTCAAGCTCCTTGGCTGTCCGTTCGATTCGAGTGACGTTGAGGAGCATTGCGTTTCTGCCGCAAGaggcaacggagacagctggcTCATGCCAGGCCACCGGAAGCGAGAACATCGTGATCACAGTGAGGGGagctcttttttttcgtcgaaTTTAGGTCTatttttcttgtttcctgGCTTGCCAAGGACCTCTCTGGAGACTTTTTCGCGCTTCCCCTCCCCCTTGCCGCGTCTTCGACAgatctcgttcttcttctcgtggtGCTGTGCGGCGCCTCGgtgttttcgtctctctttgtcggc includes:
- a CDS encoding hypothetical protein (encoded by transcript TGME49_294030), producing the protein MFSLPVAWHEPAVSVASCGRNAMLLNVTRIERTAKELDDESAGNREQHQRRSSRTGNGETDDKARKGKRGYFEERRQRRQERKRSREREENKDGTKWGQATSAAGEQG